In one window of Candidatus Neomarinimicrobiota bacterium DNA:
- a CDS encoding archaeosortase/exosortase family protein, whose protein sequence is MAGGVYVIWYLLYDYYLLPDGRLDAFLSYSGVSLAGSLLNVFGWEIYSDSRILAVTGTNGVEIQNGCNGLELIGLYIGFIIAYPGGNIYKRIMFLAGGIALLIVANVFRIMIFALSIYYIPNWWEQVHTYSSYFIFYPIVLTLWYLWTTISDQDLLAPSNG, encoded by the coding sequence ATGGCGGGCGGGGTATATGTAATTTGGTATCTTCTCTACGATTATTATCTTTTGCCGGACGGCCGATTGGATGCGTTTTTAAGTTATTCCGGCGTAAGCTTAGCAGGAAGTTTGCTCAATGTTTTCGGATGGGAAATATATTCGGATTCCCGAATTTTAGCTGTAACCGGCACCAATGGGGTTGAAATCCAAAATGGATGTAATGGATTAGAATTAATTGGCCTCTATATAGGATTTATTATCGCATATCCGGGAGGAAACATTTACAAAAGGATTATGTTTTTAGCTGGCGGTATTGCCCTACTTATTGTGGCCAATGTTTTTCGAATCATGATATTTGCCCTATCCATTTACTACATTCCCAATTGGTGGGAGCAGGTGCATACCTATAGTTCTTATTTCATTTTTTATCCAATTGTACTCACACTTTGGTATTTATGGACAACCATCAGCGATCAAGATCTATTAGCGCCATCAAACGGTTGA